From a single Diceros bicornis minor isolate mBicDic1 chromosome 6, mDicBic1.mat.cur, whole genome shotgun sequence genomic region:
- the TSPAN14 gene encoding tetraspanin-14 isoform X2: MHYYRYSSAEVSCWYKYLLFSYNIVFWLAGVVFLGVGLWAWSEKGVLSDLTRVTRLHGIDPVVLVLMVGVVMFTLGFAGCVGALRENICLLKFFCGAIVLIFFLELAVAVLAFLFQDWVRDRFREFFESNIRSYRDDIDLQNLIDSLQKADLFPFLFEKAWCLEEAFSEGEECPPWNVSWGLWEQFQPCPCSVWPPSPHVWLHLEAGTTAVPPPGGTHLPPCCLCSVRKPSFLRTERKINEKALKITMICSHC, translated from the exons ATGCATTATTACAGATACTCCAGCGCCGAGGTCAGCTGCTGGTACAAGTACCTCCTCTTCAGCTACAACATCGTCTTCTGG TTGGCTGGAGTCGTCTTCCTGGGAGTCGGACTGTGGGCATGGAGCGAAAAG GGGGTGCTCTCCGACCTCACCAGAGTGACCCGGCTGCATGGAATTGACCCCGTGGTGCTGGTCCTGATGGTGGGCGTGGTGATGTTCACGCTGGGGTTTGCTGGCTGCGTGGGGGCCCTGCGGGAGAACATCTGCCTGCTCAAGTTT TTCTGCGGCGCCATCGTGCTCATCTTCTTCCTGGAGCTGGCCGTGGCCGTGTTGGCCTTCCTCTTCCAGGACTGGGTGAGGGACCGGTTCCGGGAGTTCTTCGAGAGCAACATCAGATCCTACCGGGACGACATTGACCTGCAGAACCTCATCGACTCCCTGCAGAAGGCC gACCTTTTCCCCTTCCTGTTTGAGAAGGCGTGGTGCCTGGAGGAAGCTTTCTCAGAGGGAGAGGAATGTCCTCCCTGGAACGTGTCCTGGGGTTTGTGGGAGCAGTTCCAGCCGTGCCCCTGctctgtctggcctccctcccCTCATGTGTGGCTGCACCTGGAGGCTGGGACCACAGCCGTCCCTCCCCCGGGAGGAACCCACCTCCCGCCATGCTGCCTCTGCTCCGTCAGAAAACCTAGCTTCCTCAGGACTGagaggaaaataaatgagaaagcattaaaaataactatgatcTGCTCTCATTGTTAA